attacatctttcgggctgcgtgcatggaaattaatgtactcatattttttttttatcctggtaattgcttgaggttactgaccacatgttgggacctcacagcagcctaccgcacaaattgttgatcagaattttttgactcttatttattctgtttgagggttaatccacaagttaattccgtttaacattttcaatttttttgtgttataaattcacttattcattttatcatatgaaaaacttataactgagttactgatattttttccaatttttaattttgttgtgttaaaatcatcgagttatttccatccctttttactgtaataaatcatttggaatagattacacattttggtatctttaaccgcattatatgaattttaccaatttatactatgggacgggtcagaagtacccaaggtgttgagagtaacctactctagacataggtaagttggtatcagcgagtgtacgctctttaacttagtgctttgaaggtgaagatccccatttaactttactttatacttttatactccactgttcccccctttttttattgtctctaattgcattaacgtaagatacctgtacagcatctcactggggtcactaggacggagtcgaaacagagccttagagtgagatgactctagccctgacaaagctagagtaggccataaattatttccaatttaacgTGCGGAGTTCTCCgtcctctggacagtaaaattgcctccttttgtatttaagagtgaaggttagtgaactatggcagtaaagtattagcagggcgtttgtgtcccgagagtaagtgctcattatcctctcctgttgagctttgggtaattgccgtagggagactttcctggactaagttcccactcaacaatttagataaaaattccccacacgagtggtccttcgaatcggatctctcacctttgacttttggatcaTTAAATTAACGTAACCTTCATTACAGAAAATCAAAAATCTATAGGCCTACAAGGATTTTCTGTAAGTTTTAATTGTTCCAAATGAACAATATTGGTTTAGGTGAAATATTCATGAAAGTGAGAACTGAGAAGGTATGGAATAAGAGTTATTCCCTAAGATAATTaaattcggtgctactatagtgtgaggtttATCGCCATATGCCACCTACCCAGGAGGAGGGTGGGGTccaccgcgtgaccagcgtcccagagccccgcacctagcCATCGAACATGTGAATTTCCCAAATCCATCGAAAACGTGGCCTGCCCAtacaaaaggaagcaaatggagctcctaaatgaGTTTTTCCCTCGGCCTGAAAGAGATATCATCGACTGGACGCTAAAAcaatgattctgaagagaatgcgaggttttggtcgtcagctgttccagtctcatcttgatcatttttgctggcaGGTAACgagaaaaaaattccaatgatctatttgttagaagatgtacgaagagtgtatcgctagaataaatgtatggaattatatgataacatgtttgatgtacgaagagtgtatcgctagaataaatgtatgaaaatatatgatgacatgtttgatgtacgaagagtgtattgctagaataaatgtatggaaaatatgataacatatttatttttacctttattcatttattaatgtaattagaaatccaattatctatttaagtaatttctaagatatgtttaaatcaaCAGTTTAttacttaaacaaatgtatgaaacgTGTTTTATCTaagagggacgaataattcagcagtagacctcacgctatagttctgacgggaggtagacctcacgctatagtagcaccctatATTCATTATGGGAAGACACAATTGTCTCTTCACCTTTTAAAGATAGAAAACTTTTGTCTATCTCATAAAATTATTGAGGAGAACGAACGGTGTCAAATTGAAAACCAACCCCTCATAACTGGTGACATGCAACCTAAAAATgtctattttataaaaaaaattcttaatatcacatattatattaaatttttgatgagatatattgaaatatcaaaatttattatatagttcaattttacttaagaatattaacccttttacccccaaaggacgtacgggtacgtacctcataagccatccctttacccccatggacgtacgggtacgttttctatacttatgcgtagataacaggtcttggcaggcgttgtatttgaaatacaacgctttactgttgtgatgttgttccttcgatgtcttgtcatcaatgtaacatgaataaaaagtttctctgggccacacaagggtcaagatggacctttaaattttctttgaagaatcagctgatatttcctgtgcagttattttaggttgcagagatatttacacaaatattacgaaaatagggcactgttaccagtgcaagagtgtggtttcgttgttccttcgacatcttatcatcaatgtaatgtgaataaaaagttctctgaggcccacaggggtcatgaatgacctttaaattttatgtaaaggaaacagctgaccttttatgtgcatttgctttagatttcatagctattattatcgaataattacgtaaaatggttccgttgccatggtaacacaatgttttcattgttttacaatgccagatccccacagaggtcaagatggacctttaaactttctgttatcaatcagattatttttccttgtattttttgaggtttttcatagtcatttatacaaattttacaaaaaattgtcatcattactcctgcgtgactattgtttgattgttccttggatatcgtgtcaacaatgatgaatgaaaagtttccctgggctccactggggtcttgattaacctataaattttctttatagattcagcttgtatttcatatgcagtttgtttaggtttcatagctatttacacgagtaattactaaaaatgatttcattaccatggtaacgatgtgtttacgtttgcgccacggcgtaaggaagaagttccccggagtgagcgtaacgctcttgcgccacggcgtaaggaagaagttccccggagtgagcgtaacgctctttaaaTCTCCGTGTCTTGGAATTTAAAGGTCCGAAGgcagctgattttagttgttatgcgtttatttatgcataccatgattatttttgtatattttttgttgctattttgccgaaactttgagtatatttcttatttcttgtcgtcatccctgctcccggggaaaaataagCCTCCCTCTGCCATTGTCgggcaggacaaacaaagacttttaaatttcctcgtcttgtgatttaaaggcctcaaagcagctgaattgggttgccatgcagcttttatgcttatcagaattatttttttatgttttttatttctattttgccgaaacatttagtaaatttcatatttttttcggggaaTGAAGACACTGTAGGCAGACAGCGTGGTTGAGTCCGTCACCACCAAGACTCGCCGACCACCAACACCGTCGCCGTGTGTGTCAGTTCAACTCTTGACTTTGTGGGAGGAGGATgtgtttcgtgcgttatccgtcaattttgtgCTTTTATAGCCTTTTCTAttaagtgatagtgctttataactttttagaatattcctctttatatgtgtgaaggcatttgttggataaaatgcctaaaggtcaagGCAGATATGTGTATAAAGAAAAAATTCGGTGAATGATGGCAACTCGAGGCGAAAAATTACGACCTCAAATCTTAGAGGTATTGAAGATGAAGTGAATTCCGTTGTCTCGACATGGAAACTACGATTTGTAAGTTTTTCCAGAGGTTTCATCTTATTTCTTGTataggaatacatacatacatatatatatatatatatatatatatatatatatatatatatatatatatatatatatatatatatatatatattcatttgaatatacgtcgatttattttaggcagccactgtgcATATTTcaaactgactttgctgagagagagagagagagagagagagagagagagagagagggggggagactgcaaaagtttctttctttcggtcataactaACCTATGcctagaggaattttattattttgtttttatttttgaagaaaatttattgaactttcttatgacgtgtgaaaataaggataaaacaatgtaaatagtgggtatcgttagatgaagttaggcgatgacaaacttttttttttcttttatcgtatacattccaataatttcttttcatgttttaatttttttaactacaaactattatacaccattttatagctgaataaattttctataagatagGAAGGTTTTTATGTTTTCTTAATGAGAATTCACTTTGCTGTATTGGAATTTATacgataaaagatgaaatatttcgtCATTGCCTAatttcacctaacgatagccactatttacattgctttatccttattttcacacatatcataagaaagttcaatgaattttcttcaaaataaaaaaaaaaaacaaaaaaattactctGAATATAGGTTacttatgaccgatagaaataaacttttgcaatctccgattttcgttacttgcgctaaggagatttaggtttacaattgttgcacGTTTACTAATTTCtattcatgttttctttcttttaactacaaactattatataacattttatagctgaataaattttctacaaGATAGGATAGTTTTCATGTTTTCTTAATGAGATTTCACTTTGctgtattggaatgtatacgataaaagatgaaatatttcgtcattgcctaacttcacctaacgatagtcACTATTTACTTtgatttatccttattttcacacatttcataagaaagttcaattaattttcttcaaaataaaaaaaaaaacaaaaaaattactctGAATATAGGTTacttatgaccgatagaaataaacttttgcaatctccgattttcggtacttgcgctaaggaaatttaggtttacaattgttgcacgtttactaatttcttttcatgttttctttcttctaactacaaactattatataaaattttatagctgaataaattttctataagataggataatttttaagttttcttaatGAGACCTCTCTTtgctttatcggaatgtatacgaaagaagataaaaaatttcgtcatcgcctaacttcatctaacgatagctgctatttatattacttttttcatacttttgatgAATACATGaaaaacttcagtcattttccaaaaaaaaaagactaatctgacacctctatgatgaaaattgaggctgtgggcgcgatttgaaaaaaataagtcgaaaagcgTTTCAAAACTGAAAACGCTTTGGGTTAAGGGACGGTAATTTCCaagtaccccgggggtaaaagggttaagagtcctactgctccccttcctactttcagtagcactgaaggggaaaatataaacaaattcttaacagaatttgaggataccacaggctcctttcagcttaaggatagggataagttgttgttgttaaagcaacaagtttcggggcgtgcttccgttttgttgagttcacttgaagtggttaaacagacttataatgatgccaaggaacttttgttagcagctgtggcttctggttcgctgcagaaattcaatactattaaaaaaatagcagagatgagattaacttacagcacagatccattttcctatattagtcagatgaaaaactgtattgaatctgttaagttgcaaaaaattgaaactaatgactttttgaattatttcttttggcaaggtttgaatgatactttcaaaaatcagttgactatcataaaaaataagaccagaccttcattggatgaaataaaggataaattttttgaggcagcagaacgatattcattagctacccagaatttccattcaaagaatcattctaaaggttttaatatcaaatcttcaacaacaaatttggctactaatgtcaattttagcaagactaacgggccttcagttaagtgtactttatgtgctttagacaaggaaagagactcttctcatcctatctataagtgtaagtattatgatagtccaaaggccaaagttgacaaattgaaggaaattggaggatgtttaaagtgcgctaaagccaatcattccaccgaatcttgtaattttgtttttcgaaagaaatgttttcattgtggaaaatggcattttacctatctgtgtataaatggaaatgaagaaaggagtttactgggtgccaccaataaaatcgaagcaacccctgttacctctcagagtcaaaaagtgtccaaaaaagggaaaaactataaatctgctcccaaagaggaggtttctagtggcatgattctatcagtaggtgctttacggactaccagtacagagtcaattttgcctacttttacttgttacctaagtaaccgggtcgagattaggtgtcttgtagacagtggttgccagactaattttattacggaagctgtagccaatactagtaatctcaaggtgttaaaagaaagggtacatttgactgttaacggttttaactcgagtaagcagtatgtaactaagcttgtggaagtagaggtagagataggtaaggaaaggttcaagattgaagcactttgtgtaccatctattgatataaatttgaaacttccacagttttctaggattacaactgcgtttattgagaaaggctatgtcttggcagacaatcaattgttaaaccatcaggaggagatcaataacattgatttcatattaggtacaaattctatgtattgtcttttgagctcaatggtaaattttggtcagccgattccctctgtctatagtcaatatgctctaggggttatgctattgggtaatctgcagaacactatttctaatttgaaatacttacctgatttaaattatgcctcatacaatggtaataattcggacatttctacttatttgtctgtagagtcttctgttgtctatgtaggctttggttcaagcatcttgtgtgatgattcaaactttatggaagaggaggtaactcttgatgttgaatcaaattttgcagtgttgaaagatgatggaagtatttcggagactgaattgaataaagttgcaaacgaagttctcatgaaatatgatgagaagaaggtagTAAACTATGACCCattagaattcgaaaactgctcttcagaggtcaatgatcaacttgttagatttgctttgaatcattctgttcgtactgaaaagggcaggatatccatgcctcttttatggaacagtaaagtatctcatcttcttggtaggaattacaatcttgctaaagctgtgctaaaatctaacttaaaaaagttaagaaagaatgagcttcatttacatttgatggatgatgccattaaagaacaagaacaacttggtataatacagaggattccaaatttggatcagtatatggaggaacatcctgagcatagtttcttaccgcacatgggtgtgtttaaactaaacagggagaccactaagtgtagagtagtttttctctcgaatatttgtgaaaaagatttgtttaagccagctactgttagtcataatcagagtatacattctggaccttgtttaaaccaaaagattgcttcagctcttttacacctgagatttgggtctaagcttctatgctttgacatccggaaagcttttaaccaaatagagctgaatccctctgatcagaataaattactatttctttggtatcgtaatgtcaagaaaggagatttttctcttgtggggtataagaatgtgcgattgagttttggattacgatgttcaccaacaatttggatgttgagtttatacaagattttggtcctggatactgaagggaattgtgaggaggttgtatgtttgaaaaggttgatttatcaattattttatatggataatggtgctttcacttgtagtgattcatcaactttgaaatgggcttatcagttattgccatctatttttgagccctataagatggaattacaGCAAATTGTTACTAATGTtagttcacttcaggaggatattgatgctggtcttgaaaacaaaactgacagtaaagttaaacttttaggcttgcagtggcataggcaggatgatatattgtcaactagacctattgctcttgagggatcagccaatacaaaacgtttaattctcaggtcgatagcctctacttttgatttatataatttcaatggaccagtttttaacagatctagagtttttatgcatggcttacagtgtgacaaatcacttggatgggatgatccattgtcacaagagcgaatgaaagagtggaactgtatttcaagacaagctaatgcaactccagaaattatggtagaacggtttgtaggggaaagagatgcatcttataggatactagcttgtgttgatgcaagtagtctcatgtatggagccgtactttatattgagaatatagatacaggtaaggttagttttgtattggccaaaaacagaattgtgaacacaaatttgaagactaaatcaatcccttccctggagttgcaggctattagtttaggtacagagatgcttatggaactttataaagaactgtctggtcctgcatgtgtcattcccattaatattaaagcactgactttgtattctgatagtttggtagcgttaacttgggtaaattccaATGCTAGTAAAtttgataaaatgcagggaaaatccaattttatatggaataggttacatcgtataaatcagctttgtgaaatcttccctgtgaactttaccttcacaagtgggcagaataatcctggggattgcataactagatgtttatcatacaaacaactcaagaaaactaactatttctcaggaccacaaattcagtcaagtgatgtagcaataagtcaaaatgtactgagtttcaccatcccaaatcctttattcaagatcaatgatgataatgttgaaagcaaagacgttggtagttataatatacagtgcaataaactttccatatcatctgaatatctagtttctccaaacagatattctgactttcgccatttagtggctgtaattgctagggttctgagatgttggaataagtggaaggctcgcacaaagttgaacagaccaacttgtaaggatttgatggttattgaatctgggtattacaaagaggctgttatgcacataattttggaagatcagcttgtctatttccctgaagtctttgattattttgggtctgatttgaaaagggtcaagaacatacccaatcttgtcagtcagcttaatgtttatcctaatcaggttggaattctgagggtgagaagcaaatgtgatcggtggaaagagggtgaaagatgctatttctctattcttttgcacaagcatagtgagttaacaaagttgataattcttgatttgcatgtaaggctgaaacatgctggatgttattcacttttagcagagctgcggaaagagttttggatacctcactatttctcagttgttaaaaatgtccttaaggattgtgttacgtgcaaaaggtataatggtcgttctgtgaaactgaatcagtccccatatcgtgatgttagattgcatccttctgagattccttttgggtatgtgtacatagattactttggtccttatactgttaaacaggaacattaaaaagctaaaagtgtgggttctttgccttacctgtatgtttactcgagcagtcaatttgaagatttgcgtggatatgtctgttaaagaattccttcgttcttttatgcttcacacgtttgattatggattgccacagttttgtgtaagtgacttaggcacacagatagtagcaggaggtaacatcataatggattttcttaaagatcctgaaacccagatgcattttgatgaggctggtgtacaatcgataaaatttgatcggtattttaaaggctgcagtcagataggttctttggtagagatatgtataaagatggtcaaacatttgataaataagtccattggtacaaatgttctagaatttagagattttgaatttgttgttagtcaaacttgtcacttggtgaataagcgaccaattgcttttaaagaggcattaagggattcgagcaacgagcctgttcctcaACCTATCACTTcggaaaggcttattcatggctatgatctcttatccatcaatgtcattcctgatctgcagcctgatcctgagattgatcttgaatacattcttggtaccaccccgtcagaaaggataaagaataattatcaaaaactaaatgcaatcagaaaaaatctcatagacaattatcattcggagtttttagctaccctaataaaacaggcagttgataagaaggaaCGATATCAtccttgtcatcatcagcatcttaatgtaggtgatattgttttaatcaaagagactcatgtaaaaccccttaactatcctatgggaaaaattacagaggtaattaagaatacaagtggtgaggtgactaatgctatcgttttgaaatgtaaaacaaatgagctggtgaaaaggcatataaccagtctcatccctcttttaaaacccgatattgctgaagagatcaatccttcagttaatgaggaattagatgccaaacctaaatttagaggaaggtcaaggagaagggcagcagtcgagtcagagaaaaggactaggcatgtgctccaagactgagatggtttgataactttgtaaatatgtaattgtaaagatgcatgttttcattttaaattcaactttttacatgttttgtaaaaagactgaatcccttccctggagtgttgaaaatgatgtaaaattattacataacttatgtttttcttctatttatcattgttcttatataatacgttcttaaaggtttaatatttggtttaattattgttaatttgaataatgtaatcattagtgtaatttagtaaatttaattgagtttttctatgtttacttcgagcttataaagggaatatgtaattatattttcgttgtgacggtaaactccttttaagtctcgaaggtataacaactgttaacgagcagttactactgtttgtttcttttgttttccgaggaaaggaaacgctgagcagctgagacagtcgtagtggagtccgtttggaaaattcgtaccagtcactGCAggcagttagttggtttggttggtggaatcaacatagagccggttgcttttctttcaaggtcgacggttatattaataatggacggctaattataacgaactgtgcccaaatcaccgctcctgctcaagtcttgccagcaacgaagacatgtctcttaccatcttagacacaggatatacttcatttattgccgaacttccgaggtgccgataaggctttaaggtacgtcacaacgaaatgatgggtgtctatttctcaagtgatcctagccttcttatcatttcaccaatggaaatgatggcacacttatttgcaaacttgcttaatagtcctgaatttaatcgttatatttactgattcatattaacatatcttattaaactaaatatatacctattgaagcataaaaaactacataataatttgtaagtaatttgttttatcttcggatactattcgtttattttaacatctcgaaaatctaatttctaggatcagcttcatggaagtaatgttcctatatataaatataagtttttgaaggatcctttaactctaattctttattttatttttcgagatgtgtttatgctaatttaggtttttgcagttgttacccccttgtcgttactatttaagtttattattattagggggtaatagaatgtttgtttgtttttcttcagggctctcttgaagttgcgggaaattgggaaggaccgaaactttcacccccttgtcgttaccctttgacacaaagtcggtcctcctaaggatactctcaaacgatttttatagttacccaaaccgaacatcctttcaacaaatttagaaatatttaacctaaaatttaaaaaaaaaaactattctgaaacctttaattaaatctaagagttttattttgtttgagttttattactaaaatttcctgtatagataacttttttcatgatatatatatatatatatatatatatatatacatatatacatatatatatatatatatatatatat
This Palaemon carinicauda isolate YSFRI2023 chromosome 25, ASM3689809v2, whole genome shotgun sequence DNA region includes the following protein-coding sequences:
- the LOC137619269 gene encoding uncharacterized protein produces the protein MILSVGALRTTSTESILPTFTCYLSNRVEIRCLVDSGCQTNFITEAVANTSNLKVLKERVHLTVNGFNSSKQYVTKLVEVEVEIGKERFKIEALCVPSIDINLKLPQFSRITTAFIEKGYVLADNQLLNHQEEINNIDFILGTNSMYCLLSSMVNFGQPIPSVYSQYALGVMLLGNLQNTISNLKYLPDLNYASYNGNNSDISTYLSVESSVVYVGFGSSILCDDSNFMEEEVTLDVESNFAVLKDDGSISETELNKVANEVLMKYDEKKVVNYDPLEFENCSSEVNDQLVRFALNHSVRTEKGRISMPLLWNSKVSHLLGRNYNLAKAVLKSNLKKLRKNELHLHLMDDAIKEQEQLGIIQRIPNLDQYMEEHPEHSFLPHMGVFKLNRETTKCRVVFLSNICEKDLFKPATVSHNQSIHSGPCLNQKIASALLHLRFGSKLLCFDIRKAFNQIELNPSDQNKLLFLWYRNVKKGDFSLVGYKNVRLSFGLRCSPTIWMLSLYKILVLDTEGNCEEVVCLKRLIYQLFYMDNGAFTCSDSSTLKWAYQLLPSIFEPYKMELQQIVTNVSSLQEDIDAGLENKTDSKVKLLGLQWHRQDDILSTRPIALEGSANTKRLILRSIASTFDLYNFNGPVFNRSRVFMHGLQCDKSLGWDDPLSQERMKEWNCISRQANATPEIMVERFVGERDASYRILACVDASSLMYGAVLYIENIDTGKVSFVLAKNRIVNTNLKTKSIPSLELQAISLGTEMLMELYKELSGPACVIPINIKALTLYSDSLVALTWVNSNASKFDKMQGKSNFIWNRLHRINQLCEIFPVNFTFTSGQNNPGDCITRCLSYKQLKKTNYFSGPQIQSSDVAISQNVLSFTIPNPLFKINDDNVESKDVGSYNIQCNKLSISSEYLVSPNRYSDFRHLVAVIARVLRCWNKWKARTKLNRPTCKDLMVIESGYYKEAVMHIILEDQLVYFPEVFDYFGSDLKRVKNIPNLVSQLNVYPNQVGILRVRSKCDRWKEGERCYFSILLHKHSELTKLIILDLHVRLKHAGCYSLLAELRKEFWIPHYFSVVKNVLKDCVTCKRYNGRSVKLNQSPYRDVRLHPSEIPFGYVYIDYFGPYTVKQEH